The Deltaproteobacteria bacterium genomic sequence GCCGCTGTGGCGGGCTGCAGGCCCAGCGTCATGATGTAGTCCGTCAGCGCCTCGATCTGCTTCTTCTCGTCTCCGCCCAGGATGTCCTCGGGGCCGCCCGGGTAGAAGGAAGGCATCTTGGTGCCGGGCTGGAGCTTCTGCGGGTCGAGGATCCACTTCTCGATCCAGTCCGGATTCAGCCGCTGGCGGGCGAGGTTCAGGTCCGGCGCCCAGTCTTCCACCGGACCGTCGGGCGTCTTGTCGCCGCGCACGTGGCAACTCCCGCATTCGAAGTAGTCGTCGGAAAACAGCGTCTGGCCGGCGTCCAGATAGCCCGCGGGCACCTGCCCCTCGTCAACGTGAACATAGGGAATATCGACTTCGGAAAGGCCCGCGAAGTAGTTCACGAAGATATCCGCGTGGGGACCGTCGAAGCCGAAGGTGGGCATGCGGACCTTGAGCCAGGGGCGGATCGGATGTTCCGGGTTCTGCAGGAAGCCGAACATCCAGTTGGCCTGGACCTTCTCGCCCTGGCCGTTGAGCGGTGGCGGCGCCAAGGTTGGGTTCTGCTCGTAGTACTTGCGGACATAGCCGCCCATGCCGTCAATCTCGTGACACCCGATGCAGTTGTACTCCTGCACCTTGCGGCGGCCGGCGAGAATCTGTTGCGCCCGTTCGGCGTGATCCGCCTTGAAGGACTCGGGCACCTTGCGCTCGATGAAGCCGCGCAGCAGCACCCTCACCGCCTTGATGTCCTCCTCGGGCAGGTCGAAGTGGGGCATCAACTGCTCGACCCGCTCGGTGGCGTACACGCGCGGGCTGAGGACCTTGTTGTAGGTCCAGTCCTTCCAGGTGTGCTTGATGCTCGTGTCGTTGCCGAAGAAGAGTTCCTCCAGCGGCTTGGAGCCGAAGGTCGTCAACTCGACCCCGATGCGGGACTCGTTCTCCATGCCCGGGATGTCGTGGCAGCCGGCGCAGCCGTATTTCCGCACCAGCTTCTCGCCCTGGGCGACGTTGGCCGGGTCCTCGAGGCGGGCCACCACGGCCGCGTCCGGCTCGGGCTTCTCGCCCAGCGTCATGAGGTACGTCGTCAGCGCCAGTGCCTCGTCCTCGGACAGCCGCAGGCTGGGCATCCGCGTCGCCGGGTTGTAGCCCTTGGGATCCAGCAGCCAGTGGTAGGTCCAGCGGGGGTTCGCCTTGGCGGCGATGTCCTTGAGGTTCGGCACGAGGTCCTTGCCGCCGACCCGGGTGGTGAACTCATCCTCGGCGAAACCGTGGCACCCGAGGCACCCCACCGAACGGGCCAGCTCCCGGCCCTTCTCCACCATGGCCGCGTCACCCGGTTGGTACCCCTCCGGCGCAGCGTTGTCCTTGAGCCAGGCGTCGGCTTCCTTCTTGGACACGGTCCACAGGTACGCCGCCGCCGCCAGTGCCTCGTCTTCCTTGAAATAGAAGTGCGGCATGCGGGTAAAGGGCCGGAACTCCCGCGGGTTCTCGATCCATTTCA encodes the following:
- a CDS encoding c-type cytochrome, producing the protein EGDKRKWQRQMDNATVTVGPEGFPQFTLYKVPNIHQVVLKDFDRNNFDQHVDRVDRCQSCHIGINRAGFDDLPQPLTTHPKRLVFLSDTAHPPRVFGCTACHDGQGEAVNSTAQAHGNVKFWEHPLHEGHDVEASCVTCHINVQGLEGAEVVARGQQIFEQVGCTGCHLVEGYADIPKVGPSLRKVQAKLDPAWMVKWIENPREFRPFTRMPHFYFKEDEALAAAAYLWTVSKKEADAWLKDNAAPEGYQPGDAAMVEKGRELARSVGCLGCHGFAEDEFTTRVGGKDLVPNLKDIAAKANPRWTYHWLLDPKGYNPATRMPSLRLSEDEALALTTYLMTLGEKPEPDAAVVARLEDPANVAQGEKLVRKYGCAGCHDIPGMENESRIGVELTTFGSKPLEELFFGNDTSIKHTWKDWTYNKVLSPRVYATERVEQLMPHFDLPEEDIKAVRVLLRGFIERKVPESFKADHAERAQQILAGRRKVQEYNCIGCHEIDGMGGYVRKYYEQNPTLAPPPLNGQGEKVQANWMFGFLQNPEHPIRPWLKVRMPTFGFDGPHADIFVNYFAGLSEVDIPYVHVDEGQVPAGYLDAGQTLFSDDYFECGSCHVRGDKTPDGPVEDWAPDLNLARQRLNPDWIEKWILDPQKLQPGTKMPSFYPGGPEDILGGDEKKQIEALTDYIMTLGLQPATAAKAEAAPAAESSEQPAVEGQSNQG